From Staphylococcus sp. M0911, a single genomic window includes:
- a CDS encoding glycosyltransferase family 2 protein — protein sequence MKLAIIMPVYNGQDTVRRAVTSIDTKAEFEIICVNDGSTDHTKHELTELQKEFPNIKVIHQENQGAARSRNVGLAAMDDDTNAFMFLDADDQYLPSRIDAMIQTYENHEETDIVIGQIGRDVHGEWKVFPTHEEIKRDEVVTLERNPEILQSIGPGGKLFSAKFASLRFDEDVVFCEEHTFMVRAFSKARDINLMSIIAYGYNEREGSVTDRRADTFLPYMEDAMKVRQRVMELLLLMNEKTYYSYRMDNLIVSYLIQAHLLKNSAITPSFIESVTQYINLMQETHYSGEAMFRIVEAVEQGGTQWTKDLYQSWRRVLANVGIGRPGYIRFLAQTFPKKSAFSGKQKLKKVLKK from the coding sequence ATGGTTCGACAGATCATACTAAGCATGAATTAACCGAATTACAAAAAGAATTTCCTAATATTAAAGTCATTCATCAAGAGAATCAAGGTGCTGCTAGAAGTCGTAATGTAGGATTAGCAGCTATGGATGACGATACGAATGCATTTATGTTTTTAGATGCGGACGACCAATATTTACCAAGTCGCATAGATGCGATGATACAAACATATGAGAATCACGAGGAAACTGACATAGTAATAGGTCAAATAGGTCGCGATGTTCATGGGGAATGGAAAGTATTTCCAACGCACGAAGAAATTAAGAGAGATGAAGTTGTAACGCTCGAAAGAAACCCAGAAATACTTCAATCTATAGGTCCTGGTGGTAAATTGTTTAGTGCCAAATTTGCTTCTTTAAGATTTGATGAAGATGTTGTATTTTGTGAAGAGCATACATTCATGGTACGTGCTTTTTCTAAAGCGCGAGATATTAATCTTATGTCAATCATCGCATATGGCTATAATGAGCGAGAAGGATCTGTGACAGATAGACGTGCAGATACGTTCTTACCATATATGGAAGATGCTATGAAAGTGCGACAACGCGTGATGGAATTATTGCTATTAATGAATGAAAAAACCTACTATAGCTATCGTATGGATAACCTTATTGTAAGTTATTTAATTCAAGCACATTTATTAAAAAATAGTGCGATTACACCTTCATTTATAGAAAGTGTGACGCAGTATATTAATTTGATGCAAGAAACACATTATTCTGGTGAGGCAATGTTTAGAATTGTAGAAGCGGTTGAGCAAGGTGGAACGCAATGGACTAAAGACCTCTATCAATCATGGAGACGTGTATTGGCAAACGTTGGTATTGGAAGACCAGGCTATATTCGATTTTTAGCACAGACTTTTCCTAAAAAATCTGCATTTTCTGGAAAGCAAAAATTAAAAAAAGTATTAAAGAAATGA
- the tagD gene encoding glycerol-3-phosphate cytidylyltransferase: MKRVITYGTYDLLHYGHIELLRRAREMGDYLIVALSTDEFNQVKNKKSYYDYNQRKMMLESIRYVDLVIPEDGWGQKEIDVERFDVDVFVMGHDWEGEFDFLKDKCEVIYLNRTEGISTTKIKQELYGKDAK; the protein is encoded by the coding sequence ATGAAACGAGTAATTACTTATGGTACATATGATTTATTACATTATGGACATATTGAATTATTAAGAAGAGCACGTGAAATGGGAGACTATCTCATCGTTGCGTTATCTACTGATGAATTCAACCAAGTGAAAAATAAAAAATCATATTATGACTATAATCAACGTAAAATGATGTTAGAATCGATTCGTTATGTAGACTTAGTAATCCCTGAAGATGGTTGGGGTCAAAAAGAAATTGATGTTGAACGTTTCGATGTCGATGTTTTCGTTATGGGACATGACTGGGAAGGCGAATTTGATTTCTTAAAAGATAAATGTGAAGTGATTTATCTTAACCGAACTGAAGGTATTTCAACAACGAAAATCAAACAAGAATTATACGGAAAAGACGCTAAATAA